Genomic window (Kosakonia sp. BYX6):
GTGAAAAATTAATTCGCTTCGCAAATTAAACACCTATTTTCTGTGATTAAAATCACTAAGTCTTGTCAACAACCCTTTTGCATAGTGGCAAACTACGAAAACTTATTTTATGATTAAAAATATCAAGGCGGATTGCTCCCTTCTCTGTCACGAAACCAGGTTACGCTTAACCCTGAGCCAGCATGCATTCCGCCAATTTTTGTCATTAAACTTTTGAGGTGAATAATGAGACTGATTCCCCTGGCGACAGCTGAACAAGTCGGCAAATGGGCCGCTCGCCATATCGTCAACCGCATCAACGCATTCAAACCTACCGCAGACCGTCCGTTTATCCTGGGCTTGCCAACGGGTGGTACGCCGCTCACCGCTTACAAAGCGTTAGTTGAAATGCACAAAGCGGGCCAGGTTAGCTTCCAACACGTTGTAACCTTCAACATGGATGAATATGTCGGCTTGCCGAAAGAGCATCCGGAAAGCTACTACACCTTTATGCACCGCAACTTCTTCGATCACGTTGATATTCCGGCCGAAAATATTAACCTGCTTGATGGCAATGCGCCTGATATTGACGCAGAATGCCGCCGTTACGAAGAAAAAATCCGCTCTTACGGCAAAATTCACTTGTTCATGGGCGGCGTCGGTAACGATGGGCATATCGCGTTTAACGAACCGGCTTCTTCTCTGGCGTCGCGTACCCGCATTAAAACCCTGACCCACGACACCCGCG
Coding sequences:
- the nagB gene encoding glucosamine-6-phosphate deaminase, with the translated sequence MRLIPLATAEQVGKWAARHIVNRINAFKPTADRPFILGLPTGGTPLTAYKALVEMHKAGQVSFQHVVTFNMDEYVGLPKEHPESYYTFMHRNFFDHVDIPAENINLLDGNAPDIDAECRRYEEKIRSYGKIHLFMGGVGNDGHIAFNEPASSLASRTRIKTLTHDTRVANSRFFDGDVNLVPKYALTVGVGTLLDAEEVMILVLGGVKAQALQAAVEGNVNHMWTISCLQLHPKSVIVCDEPSTMELKVKTLKYFNELEAENIKGL